The Ananas comosus cultivar F153 linkage group 6, ASM154086v1, whole genome shotgun sequence genome segment tcaatattttatattttttagaaataaattcagtTAGCAATGTAAAGCAACtaagtttttaatttgaaatctCAACTATTAAGCTTTTagacaactttttttttagttccTAGTTTAAGTATTCAAGAAGGTAGTTCTACACTTTTGCCCTCTAGAAGATGCCTTGGCATGAAtgttatttattaataattactgCTGATAGTAACTAGTAGGCTGGCCTTTGGATCCGTTACCCCACTTCTTGGTGCGATGTGCCTTTCCATCACTCCTTCCAACCACCTCATTTTCATCACAACTTCCACAAGATACAcactaatctctctctctctctctctctctctctctctctacattgtTGTATCAACATTTAAAACTGTGGACTAACTGTATCTAGCATAATTGATTAAAAGCTTAAAGTTTGAGATTCAAAATTCTTTCAAACTAGGAACCTAAATGCTTCacattttttacaaattttgtttattcaaaaataaacgaaacagttagtatgctatcttttttcttaattaaaaacataatattTGAAACAACAGCTGTCTGCTGGTAAATCACTTGATACTTTTCTTGCAAAGAAGCCCGCGTGAATTCAATGCTCTTGTGTGCGGCGTTCTcaaattgttattatttttttaaacactaCTACTAATGAATCTTCCAAAGTTGCAAGCTAATATGCTAATATGTTGATATATCTCACATGAATATAGCACAGACCAACGTGCTAGAAAAAATACGTTgtaagtgttaaaaaaaaaaaagaaaattatatgaGTCAATCTAGGATACCTTCAAAAGCATGTGAATAGTATctattattaactttttaaatgTCAGGTCCATATAGTGTCATtactaaatagtaaaatctaaatATCTGAAGGGTAAAAGGTTTAAAGTATGTACTGCTTATATATATGCTTAGAGTATTATAATCCTACTAAAATtagagttgaactagaatatttttatatgttttacttTTTCACCTTTGAATTTACTTCTATTCTATTTATTCCCACTAAACCCAAACATTCAAAaacaacaaagttttttttttttttgagaaaaaagtaatatactacctgcttcgtttaattatttctaaaatcctttagaaaaaaacttagttgaaaatgtgaattaattataaatcaaacttaaaatctcGGATACTAATCATCAAGTCTTTTTCCACTTCCGTTAGGAACATTAGGTAATAACAACAAACATTGAAAGTACACGATTATTGATACTTTCATAAATATTCCTGCTCAAGTTCcaaaattatatacttttttactaTTATCACAAGTATGAGGTATCGCCATGGTCTAGTCGTAGGTAATGCTCTTTGACCACCCTaacatttcataaattttctcTTATTCCAAATCCTATTATTACAACACTCGGACTTAATTTCTGCTTACGATTGAAGAAGCGATAGTGTTTGCTCCGCAATAGTTACCAATTTGCTTTTCCTCGCTTTAGTTAGTACAATTAATTTTCcttttcataaaattataattcatttGATGAGAGAAACAATAAATAGAACATTTTGAGGTTTAAAGTAAAcaaattgatttaaaattttttcttctgCTTTTGAAAGAAGCTATTGAAGGATTACAACGAAACTATTAATatctacttttttaaaaaaaaaatactaacatATTTAATCTAGTGGCGCTAAAACCTATATATTGCAGAGCAAACTTTCCTTTGGTTAATGAAAGAGatatataattgtaattaaGTTTCAGCACCAAAAACAAGTTTTTGGGCCAAACTGCATGCAGTGGGCGAAAGTTAATTGGTGGGTTGTTTTCTATCGAAAGTCAAAGTGTCAGCCCATCAAAATTGCAATTCGAAAGAGTTAGTGCATATGTTTCCTGATTTTGAtctctttatttatattttgtggaaattaaaaaaatttaaatatcctTACAATAATCTTTTAAACAATTCTCGTATAAGATTATCCACTCTATACCCATAAATCAActaaaaaaaccccaaaattagattccgaaaagaaaaaaatacacAAATTGTTCTAAGGCTTCCTTTGATATTGTAGAGAGATTGTGTTATATGCcatgagaaagtacgttgaaaaaatattctatttgttttcatacgtaatattgcgttccacacatcacgatgagtcggttacgttatattttctacggtcccatCGGAAAACACagaaatatatctctatatacttttacctgaactccattttatctaataacgttagatGAGCCTCACtaccaaactaaacctaaatAGCGCCGTCTCTAGGATATTCTTTACGAAAATAAATTCTATTAATTAAAGTGTCCACTCCCAGTcacacattcaaaatttgatcttaattttATACAGCAAGTAGTTGTGTGTGTGACTCCATTAATTCCCCTGCATGCGACGTGGCCGGGGAAAGAGAATTTTTACGTGAAACTATCACGGGTGGAAAAACACACGTATATATGTTCTTGAATCTCAAATACATTTTATGAATACTAGTTGGGTGTACGTACAAATacacataataattattttaatttattttaaattaatataaaattgcacattatatttatttaaaaatttataatttgtaaattcatatattatattttattagaaaatatttgtaatattctatatttttttatatatattaaatatttttatatattttttgatttctgatgatctaaaatttaaatatgtgttttaaacaaaaaacatcaaaaattaattcatatttatttcaaaatttaaaatttaattttcatccactataatttaaatttttgaataagaatgctattttttaccaaattaatcataattgttcgtttttatttaagatttttttaattaagtcaacagttcatttttatttgacaCGACCTTTCGTAGGATtggatttatagatggataagaattctattttttaatagattaatcataaccgttcattcTTATTNactttagtaccctttagttttaactttattactaatttaacgaaaaaaattagtggaatcgataataaaaagagaaaatgcgaaaccacagaaataatatttgaagtttaccctgaACCATTTAAaaatgtgttatatatatatatatatatactagttgaatgtacgtgcaaatgcacgtaacaattattataatttatttcaaatcaatataaattgttacatgatcaaattttaattttaatgtaaaatagattaatagaaatgtcattttttaacaaattgatcttaaccgtttgttttaatttgagatattttttaataaattaattataattgttcatagaattgaatttatagatggatgccaatgctattttttaatagattgattataactattcttatttgagatatttttttaacaaattgatcataaccatttatagagaatagatttttatatgtagtagaaatttaatagattgaacataaccgttcgtttttatttgacatattttttaacaaattaattataaccattcgtagggaatattattttatatttaatagattgatcataaccattaattttatttgagatatttttaacaaatttttatttgagatatttttaacaaattaatgatAACCATTCGtaggaaatattattttatatttaatagattgattatagctgttaatttttatttgagatatttttaataaattaattataaccattcgtagggaatattattttattcctttttgaatTCCGcctgtcattgtcggaattcttatacgcttttatatatagtatagatatagatatagatatagatataaatatagataattTGAAACTTTGTTCCTTTATGAATATACTAtctcaattcaaaatttcatcaCTTGAAACGTTTTGTTTCAATCTTAACGAGGATGCAACACCTGGCTCCAAGCAATGTGGCTGGGACAGTTGCACTCGTGAAGAGCACCAAACCACATTTATGGTGAAAATTACTTACTGCTACAGATCGAGTTCCAATTCAACTTGGCCCTTCCACAagattttttttactgtaaaatacaacaaataaatttctaaatacccatatatagtaattattgtataaaatattcttaaatACTTTTcacatttaattatttatctcGCAAGTTTACAAATTAAGAAGCCACATAGCGACGAAGAAGATATTATTATTGCATGGAAACTGGTCTATACCTGGTCTATAGACCAGGTTCTCCAAATCTCAAACGGGGAGGCcttaatataaaatctaaaagcaaatattttaaaattttcatttctttgaaattttttcaCTGATTTTACGAGCAATATTAATTAAAAGCAACTGCTTAAAATTCAGATAaatgattttcaaaattaattaccTTTCGATGCTAAATAAACCACTGTAAAACCGGCCAAAATCATATCTAACGTTTTACATTTAGATTGTTGAGCCTCCAGGTTCGAATCTTAAAGACCCTGGTGCATAGACCAGGTGCATGCAACAATAAATTCTCACATATATTTCCAATTCTCGGCCTAGCCATGCACCGTTGGGATACTGCTCATGGGCATGTGCATGAGCGGGTTTGACCTTTGGTTGACCCCGCAACACCCCTCCCCGCACAACGCGGACGACACTTGCACCGTCTGATCCCTGCCCGCAAACAGATCCAACGGCTCCGATGATTCCACTCCCGCActgatctcctcctcctcggcggtATCACGCACGACCCCGGTaatctcctccgcctcctcgttCTCGCGCTTTAAAGCACACGCGGAAGCGCAGCACTCGACGAGTCGGAGGGTGAGCCTACCGCCCCTCCTCCGCGCCCGGAAGTACACGTGGCGCCTCGAGGCCACCTCGCGAATCACGAGGCGCCCGTCGCCCGCGTACGTGCGCCGCAGCTCGCGCCGGCGCGGAATCGGCGGCGGGAGGCcgcggccgccgactctgccccTCCGACCATACGCAGCCCAGCACGTGTCCTCCTcgtactcttcttcttcttcttcttcttcttcttctgcgtCCTCCTCTGTTTCGGCTTCGGGGGCGTCGTTAATTACGCACTCTTCTGCGGGGGAGCGAGGTGGGGATGATCGTACGGCTCGGATGTTGTTGCGGGTGACGCAGTTGACGGGGCCGTTGAGATTCGTGTCGGCTAGGTTTTTGAGGCCGAGTGGGATCATGGTGGCGGTGGTTTCTCTGGTTTTggtgaagaggaggagagaagggAGCAATATTAGGTTGACAATGGCgcaggaaggagaagagagagaggagtgagaCCTTTTCCAAGGGGGGTTGACGTGTATTTATAGGGGGCGATGGAGgggtagtatatatatatatatatatatatcgaaagAGAAATAGGCATCTCTAAATCTCGAGAGTGCACACCGAAGTAGAATCTACACGAAATAGAAACATATCATCCAAAGAACACCGGAGTATTCGGTGCACCGCGTCTAACCAAATCATCAACTATTTAAAAGCCctgtatattaaaatattattatagattttaagcacatatttttaagaattaaataaaatgaaaaaaaaaaatgtgttttcACACGTAATGGTGCATGAGTTTTAACAAACACACCAAGCGCACgcaataatttctctttatTAGAGATGAGGAGATTCCTGTATCGAGAAGAGAAAAGTGTGGCAGTGCCAGCTAGAAGTGAAAAAAGTGAGATCGTCATGTTGCAATTAAAGCCGTAGCCGTAGGGGGAGTTTTGAGGGGGCGGGTGCGGTGAATAGGGGAGTCGGGGGGGACTAATCTGCAATTATGGCACGTAATAACGCCGaaacattaataaataattactcTTTTTAATGATGtctatatgtgtatgtatacaATTATCCCAAAAAATCACGACCGTTGACGTGGGCGTGGTGGCCCCCCGGGGACTGCCCCTTTTTAACGGCCCGTGATCGCGACACGTGCGCGGAGAGACGCGTTAACTTGGAGTGGTGATGAGAGTCTCGAGTTCTCTCCGGCGTGGCATGAATTCCCGGATAAGCTAAATCCCAAAAttcatggaaaaaaaattattattattattattattatgtgtcCATTTCGAAGTTTAATAACTTGCTATAACTATTGGATTTAGATTACCTTATACATATACACTTACGATTCTTTTTTATATCTACTAATTAGTGATTAGTGATTGGATTAGATGCATGTAACTACACACATACAATTATAGAAAGCTACAGAGATACTAAGATGGGCATAAATTCACTCATACACACCCATCGTTGCATAAGTCATTATCGTCTACACTTGATCATCATagtttagtattaaaaaatctAATGTACtggatatattatatacagaAGATACACGTGTCAGAGATTACAAATTTTAGACACAAATTTTCTACTGATAGCTAGTTAGAGCAATATATCGCGACCGAATGCGGAGGTGATAGACTTATATGTATGGTACGTTGCAGATAAtatttattcaataaatttattagattttggAATTAATACTTATAATTGATAATTGATATATGTAGTTAATGATGTATAAGTAATGTGATGCAACTCCAATATGCCAAACTTTAGATCCACTACGGAGCCTTGTCACAAAAAAGGCAACTAGGCTCTGGGCCATCAATGGAAACAATTGGGCCGTCGGACCTTTTGTGTTGCCCATtgctcttttttgttttcttttttttttttttttctttttgtaatgcTTCAGCTTGATGGAGAGAatacgagagaaaaaaagaagaaaaaagaaaagaaaagaaaagaagattaataagtgtttttttttttttgttgttgtttagaTTAAGGaaagataaaagagaaaataaatttctctccattttttgagagaaaaatattggttattctctctaaaattaataaatttattttctttgattactttattttattagtttttttaaaaattttctgtcCGGTCCATTCAAtgagaatatttttttagagagaaaaagataacaaGCTATTTATTTCGTTCATTTTTTCAACAATAAACTTTAAACTTAGGATATCGAATGCGGACAATCGAGTTTTTAACAGGTTGCGCCAAGTATAATCTATCCAAAGAGAGTGTTACTATAAAGCATGtgtttctctcaaaaaaaaaattttccctcaaaaaaaactataaagcgTGTGTGAGATTTTTCAAATGCGTATGCTGAGTTACATGCAATTTGTATTATTGGAGGCATTCGATTTGGTGGAGCTCTTACATATATGCTAATATATAGGAAGACAATAATTGGATgattaaatagttttattttttttacttccaaAAAAAGGTGATTAATTTTGTACTcgtgagaagaaaaaaaaaaagaaaaagaaattgacTTCATCAAACAATTAATGCTGATGAATGATGGTGACAGGTAAACTGCAATAATAGATCTATGTTGACGGCCGTAGTAGGTGGAATTAGTGGGACACCCAATTGATTTGCTCAATCCGGCaatctcttttatcttctatttATGATTTATGgtgatatatttttctataatacgtataagtatatttttttttctcgtgtTACACTTTTGCATATTAAGTGACTGGACtgtattacaaaaaaattaaattttaaacgaAAAATACAAAATACTACTATACTGATTTATATgtgtataattttgtttttagtttttattgaCAAACATTTAGTTGACGGTATGTTGGCACAACTTGGGAGGAATAATTCTTAGAATTAATGCTTCAGGCGTATCAtgagtattttttatttcttttgttaaCAAAAGTGTAAACATTAAACtagaaaaagaaatttataattttttttaattttaggacTGACTTATAATGTTTgtgttttaaaactttttacaaaatttaaaggGCTTTGTGAGTCTCAAAATGGAGTGCGCAGCTAccattttctaaaattaataatattaataatttttatattttttatcttattttagaataaattaaaataatgatTTTGATTAGACTGTTTATATCtcatattacaaaaaaaaaattatttttttagaaaaaagtagCAACTTctctgctttatttattttttaaaaataaaattaatagattttgaatttagaatttgcAATCTTGAATACTGACTAGTAACTATCAAGCCTTTAGTTAATTATGTTGGGTACAGTCCATAAAATTACAGCCAGGTACGatcagtaaaataaaattaattagatattaaGATTAATACTATATTGGTTGTTACGAGATTAATCTTTTAAGTAGAATCAGATCCAAACCTTTTCTCTATCTATAATGATTTAGCCACTAACAATAATATTTCGTTGGgccaatattattttttgtgagAAAAGAGCAGCATGCtacttgcttcattcattaagtgaaTTTAGCTATATAGAATGAGGCAATCAAAGCCTCGAGACAATAAGAAGTcaatggaaaaaagaaaaaagaaaaaagaagagtataTATGGTAAAGACGAAAATAAGCGTCAGAAGGAAGGGTGTAACAATCACCAACATTATCCAACTCTACAAAAATTAGCTCATTCTTTCGCCAGTTCTCCGATGAGCAATAGAGATAGCATTCATAGATAAATTCCGAAAGATAATATTGTTTCTTTCATACTAGATCATCCACCACGTGGCCGCCATAAATATCCGAGTCTTCGCAGTGTCAACTAGTGCCCCCTTTTCTAACTCCTCCCAGGCAGTATTGAAATCCTCAGTGGAGGGGAGGACGTGGGAGTCTTGAGgagcaaaaaaaatatgaatttgttAATGACATATCCCACCAACAAGTGATCAACAGTCTTCAGACCATCCGCACACAAGATACACCAGTAATTTCCTGACCAACTCCTTTTAAACAAATTGTACACGGTAGgcgatctttttttttaaattaaatctaattattatttctagggtttcgtcCAAAATACTATTTGGTCCAAAATATtcaaatctaattattatttttagtgtATTCgttatatttataaacttttcaGTTCTCACACGCTCTCTAATACAACGTGTGATGTGTGATTATCGTAATATCTCAATTTCGATCTTTAAGTTCCATTCCTACTTTCACATGTAATCATTTTGTGAGATAAATAACTTGCTATAAAAACCAACATTAGACgatcaaaaatccaaaattgccaCGTGGACTTAAACTTTTCCCCTGCCTCGATCTCTCCTGGTTAAAGAATTGGATTTAttataagtcaaaaatattcATTACTAAGAAGATGAGAACTCGCATCAGCTTTCCTCGACAACGTTTTACGCACAAAGAAAAAGACGGCGTTGGAGTTTCTATCTAGAAAGAGGAagaaccctctctctctctctctctctctctctccccaataatttttttttttcctttttttacgTTTTGGTTCATCCAATAGTTTCCATATTTTACCCGATTTAGTCGAAGTTGGCGAAATCCCCATCTGGGTTTTCCTCTTTGGATTGGTTAGGGTCCATAAAGATCTAATTTTTGGGGAAAATTTTTCCGGAATTCGATTTTGTTGGGGGAATTGGGGGTGGGTGCTGTTGATTTAGGAACTGAGTTGATTGGTTTTGAATGGTGGGTATTTAAGGAGAGGTTTTGGTTCATCTGGGATTGATCTTAGTATGGCCGGAGAGGATTCAATTGAGGTAAAATTTAGGCTTTTTGATGGGACTGATATTGGGCCCAGTAAATATGATCCTTCAACAACTGTGGCGTCTCTCAAGGAAATCATATTAGCTCGGTGGCCACAAGGTGGGAGCTTTGTGATCTTTTAATTGCTTTTTATTGTTCATCAAGTTAATATTTTGCTTTCATTTATGTTCCCTCTTACAGCTTTAccaaattcttctttttttagtaatttataTTTCCTGGTTGGCAAAACTAATTACAATTTCTCTTTTGGCGTTTTAATGGGAAAGTTGAATCTAGTTACACCTTTTATTGTCTTTAATAAGCTAAAAAAAGGGCTTAATATCTCCAGATCTTGTGTGGTTTTTATTTGTCTCCTTTACTATCTGTTTTAGATTATGTCCAATTTGGTTTAACCAAACATAGGTTTTAATGTGGAAAATTGTTAACTTGGCTGCTTCTGATTCTATGCTATTATAGTTTCAGTGTAATTATGCTCAATTTCTGTGTATGGATAGCTTATTCTATAATTCTGATGAAAATGATCTATTAAATAACTCGgtggcatttatttatttattttttccattttttttcctttgcttGTTGTAGCTTGACTTCGTGTATCAAATTAATTGTATTGTTATAATGTTCTAGGAAATCAGTCTATACCATCTGCATATTTGTCCTTCTGCATATGGTTATGGtacaattttcttttctctggTTTTGTCAGTTTGCATCAGTTTGATATTCACTGTCGCTTGTTGTAATATCTTCTTCAATCATATTATCGTCCCTTGCATCCAAATTGCATAAAACTtgcaaattagaaatttatcTATTGTTGTATGAGCGGCACTCCATGCAAGATCGACTATAGTAAATATAGGATTGATACTGTATCTTCTTTTGATGACGCCATTGTTCGTCTTTTTTCTAAGAGATACAGGAATGGTGCTACTGCAGAGAGATATCATCGAAACTTAACCCTTTTGAGCTTATCTCGAGAGCCGATCAAATTGGTTTTATGTTATACAAGTCATGGTTGTTAAGtagtttattttcattttagtactttaTATGACACCATCATCCCAATTCATCTGAAGGCCTTGCCAACTAATATTGATTTAAATGGGGTGGCTCAtttcatcttaattattattgttgttcattCTATGAGTTTTAATTATTAGTGGGCTACAGTACCAACATTGATAGGATTGTCAGAGTTAGTTCTCATGAGAAAGGTATCAAGTAAACAAATTTCTAGAGATtaaaagaaagtttttttttttttttaaagaaaaaaatagttcttTCAAACATCATGTATTAGTAGTTGGCTTCTCTACCTACCTTTAGGTTATCTACTTTTGATCATTTAGCTCCATCTTTAATAAAGCAAGAATAGAGACTATGTTCTGGGAATTTTATTGCTACCATGTATTTCATGCTTGATCTgtcacttttatctaaatttgTTACTCATAGTTGCTTAAATTAGTGTAAAGATTTACTAAACGCtgtttccaaattttttttgctgaTAGACAAGGAAATTGCTCCGAAAACCATAAATGATCTGAAACTGATCAATGCTGGGAGAATATTAGAAAACAACCGGACTCTCGCCGAGTCTAGAGTACTAGTTGGAGAGGTTCCTGGAGGTGTAATCACTATGCATGTCGTGGTGCGCCCTCCCCAATTTGACAAAAACAACGGTAATTTTGCCTTGTCACGGTAGTTTTTGAAAAGAACATACTGAAATAATCTTTATCTCCTACATGGTTGTTCTTATAATACTGGAAGGTTTTGAAGTGTTGAAGCAAATACAAACGTTGTGGTTGTTATAGCTCTAGATTTCAGTTGTTTATCTAAGACTTGTATCAAAATTTACTCTCGGAAAAAGACTCAAATCAAAATTACTATGAAACATAGATCCTTAGTTGATTGCATTAAATAGACTGATACATGCTCAACCTCTTCTTCGCAGACTTATATTAGGAAAAGTGTTGGAGCATTACTGAAATTGTTTTCACGATTATCAATGAAGTTATGCATGCTAAAGTGTTTTATCTCCCACTTTTAAATCGTAATGTGGATAGTTTTTTACCTGTGCAGCGAAACAGCCGACAAAAACCCCTAGGCAGAACAGATGTCAATGCAC includes the following:
- the LOC109711997 gene encoding membrane-anchored ubiquitin-fold protein 3-like, which translates into the protein MAGEDSIEVKFRLFDGTDIGPSKYDPSTTVASLKEIILARWPQDKEIAPKTINDLKLINAGRILENNRTLAESRVLVGEVPGGVITMHVVVRPPQFDKNNAKQPTKTPRQNRCQCTIL